In Synechococcus sp. CC9616, the following are encoded in one genomic region:
- a CDS encoding DUF2996 domain-containing protein, translating to MSETPAEAPKQATPEVEAKPKPKAKPPKPEDKPFELFMAEEFLPAISSQLKRYDLVPERLELVDGDRPVVGGTCPMVVGELPGGRRFWLCFGKNDISSTKTITLADPGSDPTLLESFLIDEKRMSLALLVSRLMQRLNGQKWLGGN from the coding sequence GTGAGCGAAACCCCTGCCGAGGCCCCAAAGCAGGCGACGCCGGAGGTTGAGGCCAAGCCCAAGCCGAAAGCGAAACCCCCAAAGCCTGAGGACAAACCCTTTGAGCTGTTCATGGCAGAGGAATTCCTGCCTGCAATCTCATCCCAGCTGAAACGCTACGACCTTGTTCCTGAAAGGCTGGAGCTGGTTGATGGAGATCGACCGGTTGTTGGAGGTACCTGTCCAATGGTTGTGGGGGAACTGCCCGGCGGTCGACGTTTCTGGCTTTGTTTCGGTAAGAACGACATCTCCAGTACCAAAACGATCACGCTCGCGGATCCCGGCAGCGACCCCACCTTGCTGGAGTCCTTTCTGATTGATGAAAAACGAATGTCGTTGGCGCTTCTGGTATCCCGCCTGATGCAACGCCTCAATGGGCAGAAATGGCTCGGAGGTAACTGA
- the acsF gene encoding magnesium-protoporphyrin IX monomethyl ester (oxidative) cyclase, whose protein sequence is MVPPTAVAEQAEGNAVATKDPARDTILTPRFYTTDFEAMASMDLRPNKAELEAICEEFRKDYNRHHFVRNEEFEGAADKLDPETRQVFIEFLEQSCTSEFSGFLLYKELSRRIKQKNPLLAECFAHMARDEARHAGFLNKSMSDFGVQLDLGFLTANKKYTFFKPKFIFYATYLSEKIGYWRYIAIYRHLENNPDSKIFPIFNFFENWCQDENRHGDFFDALMKAQPDTVRGPIAKLWCRFFLLAVFATMYVRDVARKEFYESLGLDARDYDRMVIDKTNETSARVFPVVLDVRNEKFWERLEGLVSNNAALDAADASDAPAPLRVIKKLPHWLGNVSLMAKLFLMSPIPSERFQPAVR, encoded by the coding sequence ATGGTCCCTCCCACCGCCGTTGCCGAGCAGGCCGAAGGCAACGCAGTTGCCACCAAAGATCCGGCCAGGGACACAATCCTGACGCCCCGTTTCTACACCACGGATTTCGAGGCGATGGCCTCGATGGATCTCCGACCGAACAAGGCTGAACTCGAGGCGATCTGCGAAGAATTCCGTAAGGACTACAACCGTCACCACTTCGTCCGGAACGAGGAATTTGAGGGTGCCGCTGACAAACTCGACCCTGAAACCCGCCAGGTGTTCATCGAGTTTCTGGAGCAGAGCTGTACGTCCGAATTCTCCGGTTTTCTGCTCTACAAGGAACTAAGCCGTCGCATCAAACAGAAGAATCCATTGCTGGCTGAATGCTTTGCCCACATGGCGAGGGATGAAGCCCGCCATGCTGGATTTCTCAACAAATCAATGAGTGATTTTGGGGTTCAGCTCGACCTGGGCTTCCTCACAGCAAATAAGAAGTACACATTCTTCAAACCAAAATTCATCTTCTACGCCACATACCTTTCAGAAAAGATTGGCTACTGGCGGTACATCGCTATTTATCGTCATCTGGAAAACAATCCCGACAGCAAGATTTTCCCAATTTTCAATTTCTTCGAAAATTGGTGTCAGGACGAAAACCGCCACGGAGATTTTTTCGATGCCTTGATGAAGGCACAGCCGGACACTGTTCGTGGACCAATCGCCAAACTTTGGTGCCGATTCTTCCTTCTGGCAGTGTTCGCCACGATGTACGTGCGCGATGTTGCAAGAAAAGAGTTTTACGAGTCCCTGGGCCTCGATGCCCGTGACTACGACCGCATGGTGATCGATAAAACCAATGAAACGTCGGCCCGGGTGTTCCCCGTTGTGCTCGATGTTCGTAACGAGAAGTTCTGGGAGCGCCTCGAAGGTCTTGTCAGCAATAACGCCGCACTCGATGCCGCTGATGCAAGTGATGCACCCGCCCCTCTACGGGTGATCAAGAAGCTGCCCCACTGGCTCGGAAACGTGTCCTTGATGGCGAAACTCTTCCTGATGTCTCCGATCCCGAGCGAGCGCTTCCAGCCAGCTGTGCGCTGA
- a CDS encoding flavin prenyltransferase UbiX — MLPYVLGVTGASAQPLAERALQLLLQRGRRIHLVLSRGAHDVFRAEQGLSIPVDPEKQQVFWRDHLDVSTGELICHRWNDQSAAIASGSFRSKAMVILPCSMGTVGRISAGVASDLIERCADVHLKESRPLLIVPREMPFNLIHLRNLTALAEAGARIAAPIPAWYTRPTTLAEMVDFLVIRLFDGIDEDLAPLDRWQGPRQ, encoded by the coding sequence ATGCTGCCCTACGTGCTTGGGGTGACCGGTGCCTCTGCTCAGCCTCTTGCTGAGCGCGCCTTGCAGTTGCTGCTCCAGCGGGGACGCCGCATCCATCTGGTTCTGAGTCGCGGAGCCCACGACGTTTTCAGAGCCGAGCAGGGCCTGTCGATTCCTGTCGATCCTGAGAAGCAACAAGTCTTCTGGAGGGATCATCTTGATGTTTCAACTGGCGAGTTGATCTGCCATCGATGGAACGATCAGAGCGCAGCGATTGCCAGCGGCAGTTTCCGCTCAAAAGCGATGGTGATTCTTCCCTGCAGCATGGGCACGGTTGGGCGAATCAGTGCCGGGGTGGCCTCCGATCTGATTGAACGTTGCGCGGATGTGCATCTCAAGGAGTCACGCCCACTGCTGATCGTCCCGAGGGAGATGCCGTTCAATCTCATCCACCTTCGCAATCTCACGGCACTGGCTGAGGCAGGAGCACGGATCGCTGCGCCGATTCCGGCTTGGTATACAAGGCCAACCACCCTTGCTGAAATGGTCGATTTTCTGGTGATCCGTCTGTTCGATGGAATCGACGAGGATCTAGCTCCGCTGGACCGCTGGCAGGGACCACGTCAATGA